One stretch of Cellulomonas wangsupingiae DNA includes these proteins:
- a CDS encoding transcriptional regulator, protein MSEVDLDPVIHSASRLRVVATLAALERGDRISFPRLGKLLDMTAGNLSTHLRRLEDAGYVTQTKTHVGRTPATYVELTPAGRLAFERYTQTLTELLKGARP, encoded by the coding sequence ATGAGCGAGGTCGACCTCGACCCGGTGATCCACTCGGCGTCCCGGCTGCGGGTCGTCGCCACGCTGGCCGCGCTCGAGCGGGGGGACCGCATCTCGTTCCCACGGCTGGGCAAGCTGCTCGACATGACCGCCGGCAACCTGTCCACGCACCTGCGTCGCCTCGAGGACGCCGGGTACGTCACCCAGACCAAGACGCACGTGGGCCGCACCCCGGCGACGTACGTCGAGCTCACCCCCGCCGGGCGCCTCGCGTTCGAGCGGTACACCCAGACCCTCACGGAGCTGCTCAAGGGAGCACGGCCATGA
- a CDS encoding ABC transporter permease yields the protein MTTTAAARPAPSVPRPALRPWGSLAWLHTRYQFLETVRVPIAVIGNLLFPGLALLFFVVPQSAITSDPVASTAAIAQLGTFAIMSACLFTHGAGVAEDRALPFDTFVRTLPARPGPRLAGRVVNGLLWAYLALVPPVVIGIVLTAATLTPARALGAVVMVAAIAVPFTLLGMAIGYAMSTKAALAVVQCVLFPLAFAGGLFMPPEVFPDWLDAISQALPSRAARDLVVQVTTGVEASAFALPVLLAWTAVFAALAVGAVRRDEGRRFR from the coding sequence ATGACCACGACCGCCGCCGCGCGGCCCGCACCGTCCGTCCCGCGTCCCGCCCTGCGGCCCTGGGGGTCGCTGGCGTGGCTGCACACGCGCTACCAGTTCCTCGAGACCGTCCGCGTGCCCATCGCCGTCATCGGCAACCTGCTGTTCCCCGGGCTCGCGCTGCTGTTCTTCGTCGTCCCGCAGAGCGCGATCACGTCGGACCCCGTCGCGTCGACCGCCGCGATCGCGCAGCTCGGCACGTTCGCCATCATGTCCGCCTGCCTCTTCACGCACGGGGCGGGCGTCGCGGAGGACCGCGCGCTGCCGTTCGACACGTTCGTCCGCACGCTGCCCGCGCGTCCCGGGCCGCGGCTCGCCGGGCGGGTCGTCAACGGGCTGCTGTGGGCGTACCTCGCGCTGGTCCCGCCCGTCGTCATCGGGATCGTCCTGACCGCCGCGACGCTCACGCCCGCGCGTGCCCTGGGCGCCGTCGTGATGGTCGCGGCGATCGCCGTGCCCTTCACCCTGCTCGGCATGGCCATCGGGTACGCGATGTCGACCAAGGCCGCGCTCGCGGTCGTGCAGTGCGTGCTGTTCCCGCTCGCGTTCGCCGGAGGGCTGTTCATGCCGCCCGAGGTCTTCCCCGACTGGCTCGACGCGATCTCCCAGGCGCTGCCGTCGCGGGCGGCCCGCGACCTCGTCGTGCAGGTCACCACGGGCGTCGAGGCGAGCGCGTTCGCCCTGCCCGTGCTGCTCGCGTGGACGGCCGTCTTCGCCGCCCTCGCGGTCGGGGCAGTCCGCAGGGACGAGGGCCGCCGCTTCCGCTGA
- a CDS encoding ABC transporter ATP-binding protein yields the protein MTTDTAPPVLVEHVTRRFGAVTALDDVSLHVDAGEIVGLLGPNGAGKTTLLSLLAGLRTPDEGTVRLFGRNPRDPAARTSLGTTPQETGLPETLKVREVVDFVAGHFTDPMPRGEVMARFGLTDLAERQTGALSGGQKRRLAVGLSLVGRPRLVLLDEPTTGLDVEARHVLWQALRDYHADGATVIVTSHYLEEIEALAERVVVVGDGRVLADDTLARVLDLVAVRRVALTVGAGAADALSALPGVQDVADVSATARGTRVTLVASDADAAVRALVERAVPFTDLEVRGASLEEAFLSLTSHDAPAAPAEASTLPEVSR from the coding sequence ATGACCACCGACACCGCGCCACCGGTCCTCGTCGAGCACGTCACCCGGCGCTTCGGTGCCGTCACCGCGCTCGACGACGTCAGCCTGCACGTCGACGCGGGCGAGATCGTCGGGCTGCTGGGGCCCAACGGCGCCGGCAAGACGACCCTGCTGTCGCTGCTCGCCGGACTGCGGACCCCCGACGAGGGGACCGTCCGGCTGTTCGGCCGCAACCCCCGGGACCCCGCAGCCCGCACCTCGCTGGGCACCACGCCGCAGGAGACGGGCCTGCCCGAGACGCTCAAGGTGCGCGAGGTCGTCGACTTCGTCGCCGGGCACTTCACGGACCCGATGCCGCGCGGCGAGGTCATGGCCCGCTTCGGGCTCACCGACCTCGCCGAGCGGCAGACCGGCGCCCTGTCCGGCGGGCAGAAGCGGCGGCTCGCGGTCGGGCTGTCCCTCGTCGGACGCCCACGGCTGGTCCTGCTCGACGAGCCGACCACCGGCCTGGACGTCGAGGCGCGGCACGTGCTGTGGCAGGCGCTGCGCGACTACCACGCCGACGGCGCCACGGTCATCGTGACCAGCCACTACCTCGAGGAGATCGAGGCCCTCGCCGAGCGTGTCGTCGTCGTCGGCGACGGACGCGTCCTGGCCGACGACACGCTGGCGCGCGTCCTGGACCTCGTCGCCGTGCGCCGCGTCGCGCTCACCGTCGGCGCCGGTGCGGCCGACGCCCTGTCCGCCCTGCCGGGTGTGCAGGACGTCGCCGACGTCTCGGCCACCGCCCGCGGCACCCGCGTCACGCTCGTCGCGTCGGACGCCGACGCCGCCGTGCGCGCGCTCGTCGAGCGGGCCGTGCCGTTCACCGACCTCGAGGTGCGCGGCGCGTCCCTCGAGGAGGCGTTCCTCTCCCTCACGTCGCACGACGCGCCCGCGGCACCGGCCGAGGCGTCGACCCTCCCGGAGGTGTCCCGATGA